A genome region from Streptomyces sp. S4.7 includes the following:
- a CDS encoding AMP-binding protein, producing the protein MTVLRDQHRGTGAEPGGETVGAVPWDDILAQARKLEAYGGPAVPDGASSLADLQVTGADCIFTVSCAGAAGDTPAVILASGGTTGSPKPTYVPCHQALDRLLPEWAPLRPGATLLNLFTPGRLWASHYYMQALAERSGSHVLPSGPYSPAEVGAWLPLLHRMNVTALAGTPTALADFAEGLLEAGENLAVDTIIWMAEPWTPAKEAAVRRAFPNAGLWGNYGSVETYVIGTSTPTCDLGTLHLMSDQVVEFDAAGALLSRAGDGWTVPVVRYRLGDRLAAAACRCERPRALRVEGRADDSVKLHGTLLSISEILDVVTSQAGVTGAQLVFTGAPGGQHVADRLTVRLTGDADPERICSVMMREFYSLELVVGQSPERLAVCAVGRLERIDRTNKVPAVVWRETERAG; encoded by the coding sequence GTGACCGTGCTGCGAGACCAGCACCGGGGCACGGGAGCGGAGCCGGGCGGAGAGACGGTCGGTGCCGTGCCGTGGGACGACATCCTCGCCCAGGCCCGGAAGCTGGAGGCATACGGAGGGCCCGCAGTCCCCGACGGAGCCTCGAGCCTGGCCGATCTGCAGGTGACGGGCGCCGACTGCATCTTCACCGTGTCGTGCGCGGGCGCTGCCGGAGACACCCCTGCCGTGATCCTCGCGAGCGGGGGGACAACAGGCTCTCCCAAACCGACGTACGTCCCCTGCCACCAGGCGCTGGACCGCCTGCTGCCGGAGTGGGCGCCACTGCGTCCCGGTGCGACGCTGCTCAACCTGTTCACTCCGGGCCGGCTGTGGGCCTCCCACTACTACATGCAGGCTCTCGCCGAGCGCAGCGGGAGCCACGTCCTGCCGTCCGGCCCTTACTCCCCGGCGGAGGTGGGGGCCTGGCTCCCGCTGCTGCACCGGATGAACGTCACTGCCCTGGCGGGGACCCCGACGGCACTCGCGGACTTTGCGGAGGGTCTGCTGGAGGCGGGGGAGAACCTGGCGGTCGACACCATCATCTGGATGGCCGAACCTTGGACTCCCGCCAAGGAAGCGGCAGTTCGCAGAGCGTTTCCGAACGCGGGCCTGTGGGGCAACTACGGGTCCGTGGAGACCTACGTGATCGGCACCAGCACTCCCACCTGTGATCTTGGGACACTCCATCTCATGTCCGATCAGGTGGTTGAGTTCGACGCCGCCGGTGCGCTCCTCAGCCGGGCGGGCGACGGCTGGACGGTACCCGTCGTCCGCTATCGCCTGGGCGACCGGCTGGCTGCCGCCGCGTGCCGGTGCGAACGTCCCCGGGCTCTGCGGGTGGAGGGGCGGGCGGACGACTCGGTGAAGCTGCACGGCACCCTGCTGAGCATCAGCGAGATCCTGGACGTCGTGACGTCACAGGCCGGCGTCACGGGAGCGCAGCTGGTGTTCACGGGTGCGCCGGGCGGCCAGCATGTGGCCGACCGGCTGACCGTGCGGCTGACCGGCGACGCCGATCCGGAGAGGATCTGTTCGGTGATGATGCGCGAGTTCTACAGCCTGGAGCTCGTCGTCGGGCAGAGCCCGGAACGGCTCGCGGTGTGCGCCGTCGGCCGGCTGGAACGGATCGACCGTACGAACAAGGTGCCGGCCGTCGTGTGGAGGGAAACCGAGCGTGCGGGCTGA
- a CDS encoding DHA2 family efflux MFS transporter permease subunit gives MRADQDEHHKAADSGRTPRSHPGLILTVLCLAYFKAQLDGVILPVALPRITDDLNADLQQTAWVMSAYVFTLAVALISAGRLGDLYGKRRTLLIGVTMFTLCSVAGGLAQSPEQLIAARGLQGLGAALIIPQSMALLVETYPAERRGMALGIRGGVGGAAAVAGPVLGGLLVSLADWRWIFFLNLPIGVAILVLAWIAIPVTAPRPRRLDLGGVALSSGALLALAVGLNQGESAGWSGWIWWTLAGAAGLGVLFCLQQRRRQDREPLVPVSIFRDWNYTVMNVYAVLAAVLMVGLVLTLSVYFQSVLEFSALRTGLLLMPASLFSMLLSPVAGKLSDKVEGRYLLLAGALVISVGMLWVLVGMDRNASWQDFAAAMCCIGMGNALLLTPLSAVALYRVTPESAGAASGVLATSMQIGVMVGAAVVGGMLGGRGATVLDAGRLILTALVFIAVLAGGLCLMVRRVLPAPDSKTLADRRPG, from the coding sequence GTGCGGGCTGACCAGGACGAGCATCACAAGGCCGCGGACTCCGGTCGTACTCCGCGCAGCCACCCCGGCTTGATCCTCACCGTGCTGTGCCTTGCCTATTTCAAGGCTCAGCTCGACGGTGTGATCCTTCCCGTCGCACTGCCCCGTATCACCGACGATCTCAACGCCGACCTCCAGCAGACCGCATGGGTGATGAGCGCCTATGTCTTCACCCTGGCCGTGGCCCTGATCTCGGCCGGACGCCTCGGCGACCTCTACGGAAAGCGCCGCACCCTGCTCATCGGCGTCACGATGTTCACTCTGTGCAGCGTTGCCGGCGGGCTGGCTCAGAGCCCGGAGCAACTCATCGCTGCCCGAGGGCTGCAGGGGCTGGGTGCGGCACTGATCATTCCGCAGAGCATGGCGCTGCTGGTGGAGACCTATCCTGCGGAGCGGCGCGGCATGGCCCTCGGCATCCGGGGCGGTGTCGGAGGTGCCGCCGCAGTCGCCGGACCCGTGCTCGGCGGACTCCTGGTGTCGTTGGCGGACTGGAGGTGGATCTTCTTCCTCAACCTCCCCATTGGTGTGGCCATCCTGGTCCTTGCCTGGATCGCGATCCCCGTCACGGCGCCGCGCCCCCGCCGTCTGGACCTCGGCGGCGTCGCTCTCTCCTCTGGCGCGTTGCTGGCCCTGGCCGTCGGCCTCAACCAGGGCGAGAGCGCGGGATGGAGCGGGTGGATCTGGTGGACGCTGGCGGGAGCGGCAGGGCTCGGCGTGCTGTTCTGCCTCCAGCAGCGCCGGCGGCAGGACCGCGAACCCCTGGTTCCCGTCAGTATCTTCCGGGACTGGAACTACACGGTGATGAACGTCTACGCCGTCCTGGCCGCGGTCCTGATGGTCGGCCTGGTGCTCACGCTGTCCGTCTACTTCCAGAGCGTTCTGGAGTTCAGTGCGCTCCGCACCGGGCTGCTGCTCATGCCGGCCTCGTTGTTCTCCATGCTGCTCAGTCCGGTGGCGGGAAAGCTCAGCGACAAGGTGGAGGGACGCTATCTGCTGCTCGCCGGTGCCCTGGTGATCTCGGTCGGCATGCTGTGGGTGCTGGTGGGCATGGACCGGAACGCGAGCTGGCAGGACTTCGCGGCGGCTATGTGCTGCATCGGTATGGGCAACGCGCTCCTGCTCACGCCGCTCTCGGCGGTGGCGCTGTACCGGGTGACGCCGGAGTCGGCGGGTGCCGCCTCGGGCGTGCTGGCCACCAGCATGCAGATCGGTGTGATGGTCGGTGCGGCGGTGGTGGGGGGCATGCTGGGGGGCCGCGGTGCCACCGTGCTGGACGCCGGGCGGCTCATACTGACGGCACTGGTGTTCATCGCCGTGCTCGCCGGCGGGCTTTGCCTCATGGTCCGCAGAGTGCTCCCCGCGCCGGACTCGAAGACCCTTGCCGATCGACGGCCCGGGTGA
- a CDS encoding TIGR00730 family Rossman fold protein, producing the protein MSEQSRPVRWVCVFCGARPGDKASYADSAHALGEVLAEKGIGLVYGASGLGLMGVLAKAVLDGGGDVIGVIPHHLVEREQMAGQATQLYLVKSMHDRKSLMYRLADAFVVLPGGYGSMDELMETLTWSKLGLHEKPTAILNVEGYYDPLIQWFDRARESGFIDIKDRELVQIADSVEGVLKALRLD; encoded by the coding sequence ATGTCAGAACAATCTCGTCCGGTGCGTTGGGTCTGCGTCTTCTGCGGGGCGCGGCCGGGAGATAAAGCGTCCTACGCCGACTCCGCACATGCCCTGGGAGAGGTACTGGCCGAGAAGGGAATCGGCCTCGTCTACGGTGCGAGCGGGCTGGGCCTGATGGGCGTCCTGGCCAAGGCGGTGCTCGACGGTGGCGGCGATGTGATCGGCGTGATCCCGCACCACTTGGTCGAGCGGGAGCAGATGGCGGGCCAGGCCACGCAGCTCTACCTGGTCAAGTCGATGCACGATCGCAAGAGCCTGATGTACCGGCTGGCCGACGCGTTCGTGGTCCTTCCCGGTGGCTACGGGTCGATGGACGAACTCATGGAGACGCTGACCTGGTCCAAGCTGGGGCTGCACGAGAAGCCCACAGCGATACTGAACGTCGAGGGATACTACGACCCGCTGATCCAGTGGTTCGACCGGGCGCGCGAAAGCGGCTTCATCGATATCAAGGACCGCGAACTCGTGCAGATCGCCGACTCCGTCGAGGGCGTTCTCAAGGCCCTCCGCCTGGACTGA